The sequence below is a genomic window from Salinispira pacifica.
CCGGGATTCCAGGAGGGTTCCTAAACTGGAGGCCGCTATGCCTTTTCCAAGGCTTGAGCAAACGCCGCCAGTGACAAAAATATATTTCCTCATGGAACTTCATTATTCCCGGCGGGCTTCGCCTTGTCAATGAAATACGGCAAGCCCATGTGAATCAATTTCCTTGACACCGCTATGGCCAAGTCATAGACTTTACTATAACCACCACGCTAAAGAAGCAGGTTCAATGGCAGGATATTTAACAGATACACAATTTGAAAAGTTTAAAAAGCTTATTTACGATGAGAGCGGGATTACATTCTCCAGTTCCAACCGTTCCATTCTGGAAAGCCGGCTTCGTGAACGGGTGAGGAATTCTTCAGCCGATGATCTGGACGGCTATTATCAGATTATTATTCGGGATGAAGGGGAGCTTAAAGGCCTTCTTGATTCGGTGACCACTAACCTGACCCGGTTTTTCCGGAATCAGGCTCATATAGAAACGTTTGAATACTATGTCATTCCTGAACTGATAAAAATGAAACGGGAACAGGGCAACAAGGAAGTGAAGGTCTGGAGTGCAGGGTGTTCCACCGGGGAAGAGCCCTACACACTGGCCATGGTATTGAAAGAAACCCTTCCACCGGATTTCACCATTACCATTACCGCTTCCGACATCTCTCTGAAGTCCCTGATGATCGGGAAAGAAGGATTTTATGCGACCCAGCGGATCAGCGGAGTGCCCGAGAAATATCTGAAAAAATATTTCGATCAACGGGAGGGGGGATACGCAGTAAAAGACGAATTGAAAAAGCTGATTAAATTTGACTATCATAACCTGCAGAATGACAGCGGCCAGAGAAATCTCGATGTAATATTCTGCAGAAATGTTTTGATCTATTTTGATGCCGTTGCACAGAAAACGGTAATAGACCGCTTCTGGGCAAGCCTGGCAACCAAGTCATTCCTTTTTATCGGACATTCGGAGTCTCTCTTCGGAATGGACACCCAGTTCCAGTTTCTGAAAACAGACTGGGCATGTATTTATGCAAAGAACAGCTAAAGAGGTATCCGTGAGTTCTGACGCTATATCTGTTCTGGTAGTTGATGATTCAGCCCTGATGCGCAACCTTGTGGGCAGAATAATAGAAGGTGCCGACGGCCTGCGTCTTGCAGGCAAGGCGATGAACGGGAAATTCGCCCTCTCCAAAATCCCCAACCTCAAACCTGAGGTGATCGTTCTCGATTTGGAGATGCCGGAAATGAACGGGGTGGAATTTCTCCAGGCCTGTCAGGAGCAGGGCATCGACCTGCCGGTGATCGTCCTTTCTGCAGTGGCAAAAAAGGGCGCAAAAATCACCATGGAAGCCCTCGCCGCGGGAGCCGTCGATTTCATCATGAAGCCCCAGGGCGCAGCTCCCGACGAGGTTCGCAATATCGCCGACCATCTCATAGAACTGGTGCACTCCTATGGAAACCGCTACCGAAAACGCCGGGGCGAACCCATGGTGAAACCGGCCAAACGCCGGGATGTGCTCAAAGAACGGCCGGCGGAGATGCCGGTGAACCGGAAGGCTCCGGCAGAGATCCGCCGCCCCGCAGCCATCCCCAAAGATATCACGCCGAAAGACACACCCGGACAGCTGGAAATTATCGCAATCGGGATATCCACCGGCGGCCCCAACGCACTGAGAAAAGTGTTCTCAGAAATATCTTCTGATCTTCCGGTGCCGGTGCTCATCGTCCAGCATATGCCTGCGGGCTTCACCCTGGAATTTGCCCGGAGTCTGGACCGCATCTGCCCCCTGGAAGTGAAGGAGGCGGCGGACGGCGACATCATTAAAAAGGGCCGGGTGCTTATTGCACCGGGGGACTTTCATATCACCGTGGAAAAACGGAAACTGGCAAATATTCTCCGCCTTAATCAGGATCCGCCCATGAACGGACACCGTCCGTCGGCGGATGTGCTGTTTGAATCGGTTGCCAAAAACTTCGGGAACCGTGCCATGGGTGTGATCATGACCGGCATGGGCCGGGACGGGGCCAGAAATATCGGGGAAATTTACATGGCCGGGGGCATTACCCTGGGGCAGGACGATGCCAGCTCGGTGGTGTACGGTATGCCCCGAGTCGCTTATGAAAACGGATTCATTACCGAACAGGTTGCCATAGAAGATATGGCAGAAAAAATTTCGTCCTGGGCCCGGAAGCTTACCGGCGGGGATGAATAGACGCATCCGGTTTTTTTCAGTATATATCCATCATGTATTCCGGAGAACCATCACGCAAGCTCAGCACAACCATCTTTCCCGACCCGGTTACCTATGAAGAAGGGTATGCCCTGCAGAAAAAACTTCACAGTCAGGTTGCCGCAGGAAGACTGAACGATCAGCTGCTTCTCCTGGAGCATCTCCCGGTGTACACCCTGGGAAAACGGGCGGAAGAATCAGATTTTCTGCTGGGCAGGGAAGCGCTCACCCGGGCCGGGGCGGATATCGTGGAAATCGACCGGGGCGGCCAGATTACCTACCATGGGCCGGGTCAAATCGTCCTCTACATTATCAGCAATCTTGGGGATCGTGCCCGGAGCATTCGCCGCTTTGTTGAACAGCTGGAGCAGGTGGTCATGGATTACCTTGAGCAGGAGTTTGATATCCATTCCGGACGGAATCCCCGCCATCCGGGGGTCTGGGTGGGAGATGCGAAAATCGCCGCAGTGGGCATATCAATTCATGAAAAAACCAGCATGCATGGGTTTGCCCTGAACCTGCGCCCCGACCTCTCTGCCTTTGCAAAAATTATTCCCTGCGGCATCCGGGATAAAGAAGTGTGCTCGGTTGAATCCCTTCTCCGAAGCAGGGTTCGGCCGGCGGACAGCTCCCGGGATGATACTTCCTTTCAGGATTTTCCCCGTGAGAATATTTCACAGGTGGATATTTCACGGTTGGATATTTCACGGTTGGATATTTCACAGGTGGATATTCACCTGGAGATGGGGAAGGTGGCGGAGCATTTCCGCCGTATCTACGGTTATTCAGAGATGGAAATCAGTTCACTCCGGATCTGACGGCGGCGGGATAGTCCCGATCAGTCGTCCCTGTTGCCTTCCGGGGTTTCCACCTTTCGTCTGAACGGCTCAATGGATTCCGCAGCACCGTCATCCCCCACCTTCAGCAGTACACCCTGTATTTCCAGGCCGTCCCAGTGCTCGTTGCTCCGGGCGGGTACGCCCAGCATCTTCTGCCGGATTTCCGTTTCGGGCTCAAATCCTCCCACACTCTGAATGCTTCCGGTTCGTCCGGCGTCTGATATCACCGCAGTTCCCCGGGGAAGAATCTGAGCGTCATTAGTCTGTGTGCGGGAGCCGGATCCGATAACCGCAGTAAGCTTCCCGTCGGCATACAAATTCATGGTGGCCTTCTCTGCGGTAATGGGGGAATGAAAATCCATGATTACAATATCCGCATCCTTTTTGGCACGCTCAACAATATTGGGGAGGAAGGTGTAGGGATTACTGGGATGAATCCGGTTGAACCCCGACTGGCCCAGCAGGCTGATCACTACAATATTCTCGCTGCGCTCGGGCTTGTCATCGGGCTTTTTACCGCCCACCGTGTAGGTCCGCCAGCCTCTGCCCGGATTCCCCTGAGGAAAATTGGCGGGTCGCAGCAAGTGGTACGCCTTGGGCAGATGCTCCTGAATATCCTTCTTGAAAAAAATCTGGTCTCCCGAGGTGATCACATCTATACCCAGCTTCCGCAAAT
It includes:
- a CDS encoding CheR family methyltransferase, with amino-acid sequence MAGYLTDTQFEKFKKLIYDESGITFSSSNRSILESRLRERVRNSSADDLDGYYQIIIRDEGELKGLLDSVTTNLTRFFRNQAHIETFEYYVIPELIKMKREQGNKEVKVWSAGCSTGEEPYTLAMVLKETLPPDFTITITASDISLKSLMIGKEGFYATQRISGVPEKYLKKYFDQREGGYAVKDELKKLIKFDYHNLQNDSGQRNLDVIFCRNVLIYFDAVAQKTVIDRFWASLATKSFLFIGHSESLFGMDTQFQFLKTDWACIYAKNS
- a CDS encoding protein-glutamate methylesterase/protein-glutamine glutaminase, with protein sequence MSSDAISVLVVDDSALMRNLVGRIIEGADGLRLAGKAMNGKFALSKIPNLKPEVIVLDLEMPEMNGVEFLQACQEQGIDLPVIVLSAVAKKGAKITMEALAAGAVDFIMKPQGAAPDEVRNIADHLIELVHSYGNRYRKRRGEPMVKPAKRRDVLKERPAEMPVNRKAPAEIRRPAAIPKDITPKDTPGQLEIIAIGISTGGPNALRKVFSEISSDLPVPVLIVQHMPAGFTLEFARSLDRICPLEVKEAADGDIIKKGRVLIAPGDFHITVEKRKLANILRLNQDPPMNGHRPSADVLFESVAKNFGNRAMGVIMTGMGRDGARNIGEIYMAGGITLGQDDASSVVYGMPRVAYENGFITEQVAIEDMAEKISSWARKLTGGDE
- the lipB gene encoding lipoyl(octanoyl) transferase LipB yields the protein MYSGEPSRKLSTTIFPDPVTYEEGYALQKKLHSQVAAGRLNDQLLLLEHLPVYTLGKRAEESDFLLGREALTRAGADIVEIDRGGQITYHGPGQIVLYIISNLGDRARSIRRFVEQLEQVVMDYLEQEFDIHSGRNPRHPGVWVGDAKIAAVGISIHEKTSMHGFALNLRPDLSAFAKIIPCGIRDKEVCSVESLLRSRVRPADSSRDDTSFQDFPRENISQVDISRLDISRLDISQVDIHLEMGKVAEHFRRIYGYSEMEISSLRI
- a CDS encoding TIGR00282 family metallophosphoesterase is translated as MGKTILYIAEIVTKTGIYCVKNQLKSLIKEFQADFVIANGDGATGGFGLGKTHSIYLRKLGIDVITSGDQIFFKKDIQEHLPKAYHLLRPANFPQGNPGRGWRTYTVGGKKPDDKPERSENIVVISLLGQSGFNRIHPSNPYTFLPNIVERAKKDADIVIMDFHSPITAEKATMNLYADGKLTAVIGSGSRTQTNDAQILPRGTAVISDAGRTGSIQSVGGFEPETEIRQKMLGVPARSNEHWDGLEIQGVLLKVGDDGAAESIEPFRRKVETPEGNRDD